The genomic segment TCCACGGCGTGCTCCGGTCGCTCCGCGAAGAGGATGACGCCGAGAATGGTGGGCACCACCTTGTCATCCAGGGCCACGGCCAGCTTGAGGTTAAGGAGAAAGCGCTCCAGGGTGCCGCCGTCGGCGGCCAGGCTTCGGCGGAAGCGGCGCTGGTAATAGGCCTCGATTCGGGCCCGATCCAAGAGCGCCAGATCGGTGCCCAGGGCCGGTCGCTCCTCGAAGGGGATGAGGAGGCTTCGGGTCGCCAGCAGTCGCCCCAGTTGCTCCGCCGGAATGGGATGGCGGTGGCTGCCGACCCGTTTCAGGAAGCGGCCGTCGGTGGTCTGGTGCACGTAGTACCGCGATTTGTGGATCGTCACCTTGAGGCAGAGCCTGGGGGCTTCCTGGGCATCAGGCAGGTGCAGCCAGTCGAGGGCCGGCTCGATCATGGGACGGCAGTTGTTCAGCCCGACATTGACCACCAACTGCTCCAGGAGATCCCGCTTCTCCGGAGGGATACCGACGACCATGCCGTCCTTGCGCACCCCGAAAAGGATCGTCCCCCCTTCGGTATTGGCCATGGAGCACAACACCTCGGCGATTTCCGCCGGAGCCCGCCCCGTCTCACCCAGCAAGAGCTGATTCCCCCGGAACACCACTTCCTTGAGCTCCAGGAAGGTATCTTCGCCGGCCTGAATTTCCCGTAGCAGGGTCGTCACATCAGATTCCATGGGTCGCTCGCATCTCAGAAATGATACTTGTCCTTGCGTCGCTGGAAGGCTTCCCGGGATCCCTCCATGATCTCAAGAACCACTTGCGCGACCTCGGGCCGATCCAGCCCCCCCTGGGTCAGACAGGTGCCCCGGCCTTCGATTGCGGCCAGGGCATACACAAGCTCGGCGTCGGC from the Thermodesulfobacteriota bacterium genome contains:
- a CDS encoding RNA-binding domain-containing protein — encoded protein: MESDVTTLLREIQAGEDTFLELKEVVFRGNQLLLGETGRAPAEIAEVLCSMANTEGGTILFGVRKDGMVVGIPPEKRDLLEQLVVNVGLNNCRPMIEPALDWLHLPDAQEAPRLCLKVTIHKSRYYVHQTTDGRFLKRVGSHRHPIPAEQLGRLLATRSLLIPFEERPALGTDLALLDRARIEAYYQRRFRRSLAADGGTLERFLLNLKLAVALDDKVVPTILGVILFAERPEHAVDGAVIDIAAYDHEPADGQTVDTRRITGPVPEQIVQVLRYFQTSPLLATVARKEAMGRRDRPAYVDTALQEAVVNAVVHRDYELSGSQIIIRIFPGRIEIQNPGGLHNTLTEEALYAGCQPIRRNQFLAGFMRDFPSPLTGTSFMEARGEGFLNLVRASEELSARRPLIERLGSVAVRLTIFAASHATASQSGR